From the genome of Variovorax sp. RA8, one region includes:
- a CDS encoding DUF1116 domain-containing protein, translated as MRTQADALAFDAITRVRPRLVDLQRAGEAIDFPERTVLHAGPAFESAAAVPAPVANSAAAALVFEGWAEDRPQALAMLSAGEVRLAPAQDHRCAVPLASVLSPSQQVQVVHDAAGTAGPAYAPLNGGSGPALRLGLPGPEVVTHLRWLNGPFADAIRAACRRGIDLLPIADQALADGDDCHGRTQAATALLLQALALPAGEAQQFLSTSPSFFLNLWMAAVKCMLGAAEGVPGSAFVTAMGGNGVHMGLQLAGRPGRWYTAASSPPVGKLEDGIAESDRLPAIGDSALVEAFGLGAMAFAHAPLQQQVLGAWLPEPPEQLARALLWDVHPAFAASNARCGLSARAVADTGKTPVVALGVLDARGQRGRIGGGIWQASAAHFEHALADLDIH; from the coding sequence ATGAGGACGCAAGCAGACGCCCTCGCCTTCGATGCCATCACGCGGGTGCGCCCGCGGCTGGTGGACCTGCAGCGTGCCGGCGAGGCCATCGACTTCCCGGAGCGCACCGTGCTGCACGCCGGCCCGGCCTTCGAGAGTGCGGCCGCCGTACCGGCCCCGGTCGCGAACTCGGCCGCCGCGGCCCTCGTGTTCGAAGGCTGGGCCGAGGACCGCCCGCAGGCGCTCGCGATGCTGTCGGCCGGCGAGGTCCGCCTCGCACCCGCGCAGGACCACCGCTGCGCCGTACCACTGGCCTCTGTGCTCTCCCCTTCACAACAGGTGCAGGTGGTGCACGATGCCGCGGGCACGGCCGGGCCTGCTTATGCGCCGCTCAATGGCGGCAGCGGCCCGGCCCTGCGCCTGGGGCTGCCCGGCCCCGAGGTTGTGACACACCTGCGCTGGCTCAACGGCCCCTTCGCCGACGCCATCCGCGCCGCGTGCCGGCGCGGCATCGACCTGCTGCCGATCGCCGACCAGGCGCTGGCCGATGGCGACGACTGCCACGGGCGCACGCAGGCCGCCACGGCCCTGCTGCTGCAGGCCTTGGCCCTGCCCGCCGGTGAGGCGCAGCAGTTCCTGTCGACCTCGCCGAGCTTCTTCCTCAACCTCTGGATGGCCGCCGTCAAGTGCATGCTGGGCGCCGCCGAGGGTGTGCCCGGCAGCGCCTTCGTCACCGCCATGGGCGGCAACGGCGTGCACATGGGCCTGCAGCTGGCAGGCCGGCCGGGCCGCTGGTACACGGCCGCATCCTCGCCGCCGGTGGGCAAGCTCGAGGACGGCATCGCCGAATCCGACCGGCTGCCCGCGATCGGCGACAGCGCGCTGGTCGAAGCCTTCGGCCTCGGTGCCATGGCCTTCGCCCATGCGCCGCTGCAGCAGCAGGTGCTCGGCGCCTGGCTGCCCGAGCCGCCCGAGCAGCTCGCGCGCGCGCTGCTGTGGGACGTGCACCCGGCCTTCGCCGCATCGAATGCGCGCTGCGGCCTCTCGGCGCGCGCCGTGGCCGACACGGGCAAGACGCCGGTCGTGGCGCTCGGCGTGCTGGACGCACGGGGCCAGCGCGGCCGCATCGGCGGCGGCATCTGGCAGGCCTCGGCCGCGCACTTCGAGCACGCGCTCGCCGATCTCGACATTCACTGA
- a CDS encoding ATP-binding cassette domain-containing protein, which yields MSAKEILLDVRAVSRRFGGLQALDTVSFDVVRGEILALIGPNGAGKSTMLNVISGAVPANSGEVHFKGERIDHLPPEQVNRRGLARTFQGAEVLRGLSVRENVMAAGVARTHSGVLDGLVGIGRAARVQKQLREEALRQLQVVGLDHLADAPASKLTAGQQRLLAVARALATGAELLILDEPGAGLNTVEKNLLVEVILRIRQRGTTVVFVEHDLGFVGRLAERMVVLDHGRMIARGLPDDVRADPAVIEAYLGNTDVAATVRPAATASIAPQLLGIDGLGVRYDGLTALDQVSLEVRQGEIVALIGANGAGKSTLLKAIAGAEPLAAGRLHFNGADLAGVPLEARAGLGISLAPEGRALFPALSVRDNLLVGRYAQVRKAGLMNLLWPMGRAAAEMDEVLEEVLRFFPRLRERLHQQAGTLSGGEGQMLAIGRALMNRPRLLMLDEPSFGLAPQVSREILESLPRLTQLGVTVLMVEQNARSALQVADRAYILVNGRLVAQGSSRELLERPDITQAYLGWGGEDPAAANDPMVAVA from the coding sequence ATGAGCGCGAAAGAAATCCTCCTGGACGTGCGTGCGGTGAGCCGCCGCTTCGGCGGCCTGCAGGCGCTCGACACCGTGTCCTTCGACGTGGTCCGGGGCGAGATCCTCGCCCTCATCGGCCCCAACGGCGCGGGCAAGTCCACCATGCTGAACGTGATCTCGGGCGCGGTGCCCGCGAACAGCGGCGAGGTGCACTTCAAGGGCGAGCGCATCGACCACCTGCCGCCCGAGCAGGTCAACCGCCGCGGCCTGGCGCGCACCTTCCAGGGTGCCGAGGTCCTGCGCGGCCTGTCGGTGCGCGAGAACGTGATGGCGGCCGGCGTGGCGCGCACGCACAGCGGCGTGCTCGACGGGCTGGTCGGCATCGGCCGCGCCGCGCGCGTGCAGAAGCAGCTGCGCGAAGAGGCCCTGCGGCAGTTGCAGGTGGTCGGGCTGGACCACCTCGCCGACGCGCCGGCTTCCAAGCTGACGGCCGGCCAGCAGCGCCTGCTCGCGGTGGCGCGCGCGCTGGCCACGGGCGCCGAGCTGCTGATCCTCGACGAGCCCGGCGCCGGCCTCAACACGGTGGAGAAGAACCTGCTGGTCGAGGTGATCCTGCGCATCCGCCAGCGCGGCACCACGGTGGTCTTCGTCGAGCACGACCTCGGCTTCGTGGGCCGGCTGGCCGAGCGCATGGTGGTGCTCGACCATGGCCGCATGATCGCGCGCGGCCTGCCGGACGACGTGCGCGCCGACCCTGCCGTGATCGAGGCCTACCTCGGCAACACCGACGTGGCCGCCACGGTGCGGCCGGCCGCCACCGCCTCGATCGCGCCGCAGCTGCTCGGCATCGACGGGCTCGGCGTGCGCTACGACGGCCTCACGGCGCTGGACCAGGTCAGCCTGGAGGTGCGCCAGGGCGAGATCGTCGCGCTGATCGGCGCCAACGGCGCGGGCAAGTCGACCCTGCTGAAGGCCATCGCCGGCGCAGAGCCGCTGGCCGCCGGCCGGCTGCATTTCAACGGAGCCGATCTCGCGGGCGTGCCGCTGGAGGCGCGCGCCGGCCTCGGCATCAGCCTCGCGCCCGAGGGCCGCGCCCTGTTCCCCGCGCTGAGCGTGCGCGACAACCTGCTGGTCGGGCGCTATGCGCAGGTGCGCAAGGCCGGGCTGATGAACCTGCTGTGGCCCATGGGCCGCGCCGCCGCCGAGATGGACGAGGTGCTGGAGGAAGTGCTGCGCTTCTTCCCGCGGCTGCGCGAGCGGCTGCACCAGCAGGCCGGCACGCTCTCGGGCGGCGAGGGCCAGATGCTCGCGATCGGCCGCGCACTCATGAACCGGCCCAGGCTGCTGATGCTGGACGAGCCTTCCTTCGGCCTCGCGCCGCAGGTCTCGCGCGAGATCCTGGAGTCGCTGCCGCGCCTCACGCAGCTGGGCGTGACCGTGCTGATGGTGGAGCAGAACGCACGCTCGGCGCTGCAGGTGGCGGACCGCGCCTACATCCTGGTCAACGGCCGGCTCGTGGCCCAGGGCAGCAGCCGCGAGCTGCTGGAGCGGCCGGACATCACGCAGGCCTACCTCGGCTGGGGCGGCGAAGATCCGGCGGCGGCGAACGACCCGATGGTGGCGGTGGCATGA
- a CDS encoding branched-chain amino acid ABC transporter permease: MKKLLLLAAFLAAVYAVGNAYLTNLFVVAALFALPALGLSLLMGYTGQISLGHAAFVGLGAYASAVATKSLGLDPWLGLVLATALSTLVAWGIGWLVFRLRGHHLAMATLAFGIIVHVGFVEWRSVTGGQDGLSDIKPFAIAGFALSSDMAIYPLAWLACLAGMLLAGNLVQSPAGLTMRVVAESEPVAGSIGIASARLKRQIMALSGAYAGLGGALYAHWLGYISPGPFDVGFSIRLLLIVALGGFASIWSVLFGVFFVVLISELLKPFGRYDVVIYGVLLVVVMIYCPRGLLAGLIDLYRRFVPARKESAA; encoded by the coding sequence ATGAAAAAGCTGCTGCTCCTGGCCGCCTTCCTGGCCGCCGTCTACGCGGTGGGCAATGCCTACCTGACCAACCTCTTCGTGGTGGCGGCGCTGTTCGCGCTGCCCGCCCTGGGCCTGTCGCTGCTGATGGGCTACACCGGGCAGATCTCGCTCGGCCATGCGGCCTTCGTGGGCCTGGGCGCCTATGCGTCGGCGGTGGCCACCAAGTCGCTGGGCCTCGATCCGTGGTTGGGGCTGGTGCTCGCCACCGCGCTCTCGACGCTGGTGGCCTGGGGCATCGGCTGGCTGGTGTTCCGCCTGCGCGGCCATCACCTCGCGATGGCCACGCTGGCCTTCGGCATCATCGTGCACGTCGGCTTCGTCGAGTGGCGCTCCGTGACCGGCGGGCAGGACGGGCTCTCCGACATCAAGCCGTTCGCCATTGCCGGCTTCGCGCTGAGCTCCGACATGGCCATCTACCCGCTCGCCTGGCTGGCCTGCCTCGCGGGCATGCTGCTGGCGGGCAACCTCGTGCAGTCGCCGGCCGGCTTGACCATGCGCGTGGTGGCCGAGAGCGAACCGGTGGCCGGCTCCATCGGCATCGCGAGCGCGCGGCTCAAGCGGCAGATCATGGCGCTCAGCGGCGCCTACGCCGGGCTGGGCGGCGCGCTCTATGCGCACTGGCTGGGCTACATCAGCCCCGGGCCCTTCGACGTCGGCTTCTCGATCCGGCTGCTGCTGATCGTGGCGCTGGGCGGCTTCGCCAGCATCTGGAGCGTGCTCTTCGGCGTGTTCTTCGTGGTGCTGATCAGCGAGCTGCTCAAGCCCTTCGGGCGCTACGACGTGGTGATCTACGGCGTGCTGCTGGTGGTGGTGATGATCTATTGCCCACGCGGGCTGCTGGCCGGGCTGATCGACCTGTACAGGCGCTTCGTGCCTGCGCGCAAGGAGTCGGCTGCATGA
- a CDS encoding branched-chain amino acid ABC transporter permease: MTEFFQYLASGLVVGCIYGLIAIGYTAVYNVTGIVNFAQGDASMLGALGAVGLLGFGAPLPVAIGASVLLVGLLGVVMERVAIRPAGPDVMRGIIITIGVGVAFQGVAVIVWGTDAQPLPAFSGEQPISLGGVTVPPQAFWILGSAALLMVALYVFYTRTYLGKAYRACAMDPRAAGLMGIPTGAMRGIGFLLSGLTGAIAGVIVAPIALMQYDSGISLGIKGFVACIIGGFGNPIGAALGGLVLGLLEAFATGYLSSGFKNAIAFVMLLVFLFLRPGGLLGELGTVKR, from the coding sequence ATGACCGAGTTCTTCCAGTACCTGGCCTCCGGCCTGGTGGTGGGCTGCATCTACGGCCTGATCGCCATCGGCTACACGGCGGTCTACAACGTCACCGGCATCGTCAACTTCGCGCAGGGCGACGCATCGATGCTCGGCGCGCTCGGCGCAGTCGGCTTGCTGGGCTTCGGCGCTCCGCTGCCGGTGGCCATCGGCGCCTCGGTGCTGCTGGTCGGCCTGCTCGGCGTCGTGATGGAGCGCGTGGCGATCCGGCCCGCGGGCCCGGACGTGATGCGCGGCATCATCATCACGATCGGCGTCGGCGTCGCCTTCCAGGGCGTCGCGGTGATCGTCTGGGGCACCGACGCGCAGCCGCTGCCCGCCTTCTCGGGCGAGCAGCCGATCAGCCTCGGCGGCGTGACGGTGCCGCCGCAGGCCTTCTGGATCCTGGGCAGCGCGGCGCTGCTGATGGTGGCGCTCTACGTGTTCTACACGCGCACCTACCTCGGCAAGGCCTACCGCGCGTGCGCCATGGACCCTCGCGCCGCCGGCCTGATGGGCATCCCCACCGGCGCGATGCGCGGCATCGGTTTCCTGCTGTCGGGCCTGACGGGCGCCATCGCGGGCGTGATCGTCGCCCCGATCGCACTGATGCAATACGACAGCGGCATCTCGCTCGGCATCAAGGGCTTCGTGGCCTGCATCATCGGCGGCTTCGGCAATCCGATCGGCGCTGCGCTGGGTGGGCTGGTGCTCGGGCTGCTCGAGGCCTTCGCCACCGGCTACCTGAGCTCGGGCTTCAAGAATGCGATCGCGTTCGTCATGCTGCTGGTCTTCCTCTTCCTGCGCCCGGGCGGACTGCTCGGCGAACTCGGCACGGTGAAGCGATGA
- a CDS encoding aromatic ring-hydroxylating dioxygenase subunit alpha, with amino-acid sequence MSNKVLLIKPYSAYEREQTPSEDAELTRVERGSPAGEYLRRFWQPVALSSEVGELPMKVRMFGETLVLFRAKNGQLGLLEPHCSHRGTSLEFGICEENGLRCCYHGWLFGVDGTILETPGDPPESTLRHSLCHGAYPVHEYKGLIFGYFGPPALKPEFPIYDSYEHPGDRLVPYYITYPCNWLQVHENVMDPAHAVFLHTRISFSHFADAWGELPEMDFVPTPAGMIYVTTRRWGDNVWVRSNDILLPNLAQVGHVWEDGSTPKEFARVAITRWTTPVDDTTCRIIGWRHFHPDADPRGLADESRCGAESVDFFGQGGNRPYEERQRIPGDYDAQISQRPIAIHALENLTRCDRGVAMLRQLLRRQIRRVAEGGEPTLSPVRSAGLIPTYTHDTVVPVPARGDDREADGALLRAVGKAITDIVVKGPHHEQPDRLQQVRTLIREFAERQRETVA; translated from the coding sequence ATGTCCAACAAGGTCTTGCTGATCAAACCCTATTCGGCCTACGAGCGCGAACAGACGCCGTCCGAAGATGCGGAGCTCACCCGCGTCGAGCGCGGCTCGCCGGCCGGCGAATACCTGCGCCGCTTCTGGCAGCCGGTGGCGCTGTCCTCCGAAGTCGGCGAGCTGCCGATGAAGGTGCGCATGTTCGGCGAGACGCTGGTGCTGTTCCGCGCGAAGAACGGCCAGCTCGGCCTGCTGGAGCCGCATTGCAGCCACCGCGGCACCTCGCTCGAATTCGGCATCTGCGAAGAGAACGGCCTGCGCTGCTGCTACCACGGCTGGCTCTTCGGCGTCGACGGCACCATCCTCGAGACGCCCGGCGACCCGCCCGAGTCCACCCTGCGCCACAGCCTATGCCACGGCGCCTATCCGGTGCACGAGTACAAGGGCCTGATCTTCGGCTACTTCGGCCCGCCCGCGCTCAAGCCCGAGTTCCCGATCTACGACTCCTACGAGCATCCGGGCGACCGCCTGGTGCCCTACTACATCACCTACCCCTGCAACTGGCTGCAGGTGCACGAGAACGTGATGGACCCGGCGCACGCCGTGTTCCTGCACACGCGCATCAGCTTCTCGCACTTCGCCGATGCCTGGGGCGAGCTGCCGGAGATGGACTTCGTGCCTACGCCCGCCGGCATGATCTACGTGACCACGCGCCGTTGGGGCGACAACGTCTGGGTGCGCTCCAACGACATCCTGCTGCCCAACCTGGCGCAGGTGGGCCATGTGTGGGAAGACGGCTCGACCCCGAAGGAGTTCGCGCGTGTCGCCATCACGCGCTGGACCACGCCGGTGGACGACACCACCTGCCGCATCATCGGCTGGCGCCACTTCCATCCCGATGCCGATCCGCGCGGCCTGGCCGACGAAAGCCGGTGCGGCGCCGAGTCGGTGGACTTCTTCGGCCAGGGCGGCAATCGCCCCTACGAAGAGCGCCAACGCATCCCCGGCGACTACGACGCGCAGATCTCGCAGCGCCCGATCGCCATCCACGCGCTGGAGAATCTCACGCGCTGCGACCGCGGCGTCGCCATGCTGCGCCAGCTCCTGCGCCGCCAGATCCGCCGCGTGGCCGAGGGCGGCGAGCCCACGCTCTCGCCGGTGCGCAGCGCAGGCCTGATCCCCACCTACACGCACGACACGGTCGTGCCGGTGCCCGCGCGCGGCGATGACCGCGAGGCCGACGGTGCGCTGCTGCGCGCCGTGGGCAAGGCCATCACCGACATCGTCGTCAAGGGGCCGCACCACGAACAGCCCGACCGGCTGCAGCAAGTGCGCACGCTGATCCGCGAGTTCGCCGAGCGCCAGCGCGAGACCGTGGCCTGA
- a CDS encoding NAD(P)H-dependent oxidoreductase, translating to MSLHQRLQQRAAENKPVRIGLIGAGKFGAMYLAQIPRTPGVQLVAIADLSPDAARTNLERVGWVPGRAAARSAQEALSNGTTWITEDWQAVTREPSIDIVVECTGNPVAAVEHCLDAFAHGKHVVNVTVEADAFCGPLLARRAQQAGVVYSLAFGDQPALICDLVDWARTCGFPVVAAGRGHKWLPHFSESTPETVWGHYGLTPEQAKRGGLNPKMFNSFLDGSKPSIESAAVANATGLGVPSDGLLYPPASVEDIPFVTRPRSEGGVLERKGMVEVVSSLEADGRRIPYDIRMGVWVTVEAETEYIKNCFEEYNAHTDPSGRYFTLYKRWHLIGLEVGVSVASVALRGEPTGVATCWNADVVATAKRDLAAGETLDGEGGYTVWGKLLPAERSTRLGGLPLGLAHNVKLVRPVKKGQSLCWADVAMDTSTHAWQLRHEMETMFAPERAKAA from the coding sequence ATGAGCCTGCATCAACGACTCCAGCAGCGCGCCGCCGAGAACAAGCCGGTGCGCATCGGCCTGATCGGCGCCGGCAAGTTCGGTGCGATGTACCTGGCGCAGATCCCGCGCACGCCGGGCGTGCAACTGGTGGCCATCGCCGACCTGTCGCCCGATGCGGCGCGCACGAACCTCGAACGCGTGGGCTGGGTGCCCGGGCGTGCAGCGGCCCGCTCGGCGCAGGAAGCGCTAAGCAACGGCACCACCTGGATCACCGAGGACTGGCAGGCCGTGACCCGCGAGCCTTCCATCGACATCGTGGTCGAGTGCACCGGCAATCCCGTGGCCGCGGTCGAGCACTGCCTCGACGCCTTCGCGCACGGCAAGCACGTGGTCAACGTGACGGTGGAGGCCGACGCCTTCTGCGGCCCGCTGCTGGCGCGACGCGCGCAGCAGGCCGGCGTGGTGTATTCGTTGGCTTTCGGCGACCAGCCGGCGCTGATCTGCGACCTGGTCGACTGGGCGCGTACCTGCGGCTTCCCGGTGGTGGCGGCCGGGCGCGGCCACAAGTGGCTGCCGCATTTCAGCGAGTCGACGCCCGAGACGGTGTGGGGCCACTACGGCCTCACGCCCGAGCAGGCGAAGCGCGGCGGGCTCAACCCCAAGATGTTCAACAGCTTCCTCGATGGGTCCAAGCCTTCGATCGAGAGCGCGGCGGTGGCCAATGCGACCGGCCTGGGCGTACCCTCGGACGGCCTGCTCTACCCGCCGGCCAGCGTGGAGGACATCCCCTTCGTCACGCGGCCGAGGAGCGAGGGCGGCGTGCTCGAGCGCAAGGGCATGGTGGAGGTGGTCTCATCGCTGGAGGCCGACGGCCGCCGCATTCCCTACGACATCCGCATGGGCGTGTGGGTCACGGTCGAGGCCGAGACCGAGTACATCAAGAATTGCTTCGAGGAATACAACGCCCACACCGATCCGAGCGGGCGCTACTTCACGCTCTACAAGCGGTGGCACCTGATCGGCCTGGAGGTCGGCGTCTCGGTGGCGAGCGTGGCGCTGCGCGGCGAGCCCACCGGCGTGGCGACGTGCTGGAACGCCGACGTGGTGGCCACCGCCAAGCGCGACCTCGCCGCCGGTGAAACGCTCGACGGCGAAGGCGGCTACACCGTGTGGGGCAAGCTGCTGCCGGCCGAGCGCTCGACGCGGCTCGGTGGATTGCCGCTCGGGCTCGCGCACAACGTGAAGCTGGTGCGGCCGGTGAAGAAGGGGCAGAGCCTTTGCTGGGCCGACGTGGCGATGGACACCTCGACGCACGCTTGGCAATTGCGCCACGAGATGGAGACGATGTTCGCGCCGGAGCGCGCGAAGGCCGCCTGA
- a CDS encoding phytanoyl-CoA dioxygenase family protein yields MRLTPEQRAQFERDGYLFFPGHFSPEETKVLTDAVPALYSRREAFNVREKGSDAVRTNFAAHLISEPFARLARHPRMVGPVMDLFDEEVYMHQFKINGKMAFEGDVWQWHQDYGTWLNDDLMPTERAMNVAIFLDDVSEFNGPLMFIPGSHRKGVIEAQHDLTTTSYPLWTIDHALIGQLVDRAGGKHGGIVAPKGPAGSMILFHSCLVHASGSNLSPFNRVAVYLSLCAVSNHIRRFKRPEYIAHRDFTPIALLPDDCLLNPCPVETPWKDGLPESALRTSLENIDTVEA; encoded by the coding sequence ATGAGACTCACCCCCGAGCAGCGCGCGCAGTTCGAGCGCGACGGCTACCTCTTCTTCCCCGGTCACTTCTCTCCCGAGGAGACCAAAGTGCTGACCGACGCGGTGCCCGCGCTCTACAGCCGGCGCGAGGCCTTCAACGTGCGCGAGAAGGGCTCGGACGCGGTGCGCACGAATTTCGCAGCCCACCTGATCAGCGAGCCCTTCGCCCGGCTGGCGCGCCATCCGCGCATGGTGGGCCCGGTGATGGACCTCTTCGACGAAGAGGTCTACATGCACCAGTTCAAGATCAACGGCAAGATGGCCTTCGAGGGTGACGTCTGGCAGTGGCACCAGGACTACGGCACCTGGCTCAACGACGACCTGATGCCGACCGAGCGCGCGATGAACGTGGCGATCTTCCTCGACGACGTGAGCGAGTTCAACGGGCCGCTCATGTTCATCCCCGGCAGCCATCGCAAGGGCGTGATCGAGGCACAGCACGACCTCACGACCACGAGCTATCCGCTGTGGACCATCGACCACGCACTGATCGGGCAATTGGTGGATCGCGCCGGCGGAAAGCACGGGGGCATCGTCGCGCCCAAGGGTCCGGCCGGCTCGATGATCCTGTTCCACAGCTGCCTGGTGCATGCCTCGGGAAGCAACCTCTCGCCGTTCAACCGGGTGGCGGTGTACCTGAGCCTGTGCGCGGTCAGCAACCACATCCGGCGCTTCAAGCGGCCCGAGTACATCGCGCACCGCGACTTCACACCGATTGCGCTGCTGCCCGACGACTGCCTGCTGAACCCCTGCCCGGTCGAGACGCCGTGGAAGGACGGCCTGCCCGAGAGCGCGCTTCGCACCTCGCTGGAAAACATCGACACCGTGGAGGCCTGA
- a CDS encoding GntR family transcriptional regulator — MPAQLLQIAAAPDLVDQVYRALHDAISSGSLAPGERITQEDLARRLAVSRQPVLQALRLLKKDGFVLDAPGRGLLVAPLDVEWMHKVYQVRGALDVLAARLAAAQRHRIDPKLIERGRRAARGRSVEAMIEADAAFHHAIYAASGNPLIAQSADQHWRHLRRAMGAVLQSVPQRESLWDEHEAIAKAIAAGNADRAAHLCDAHVTQAAQTLGARLAERLSANATHGDTA, encoded by the coding sequence ATGCCTGCCCAGCTGCTCCAGATCGCCGCCGCCCCCGACCTCGTCGACCAGGTCTACCGCGCCCTGCACGACGCCATCAGCAGCGGCTCGCTGGCGCCCGGCGAGCGCATCACGCAGGAAGACCTGGCCCGGCGCCTCGCCGTCTCGCGCCAGCCGGTGCTGCAGGCGCTGCGCCTGCTGAAGAAGGACGGCTTCGTGCTCGACGCGCCCGGCCGCGGCCTGCTGGTGGCGCCGCTGGACGTCGAGTGGATGCACAAGGTCTACCAGGTGCGCGGTGCGCTCGACGTGCTGGCAGCGCGGCTCGCCGCAGCGCAGCGCCATCGCATCGACCCGAAGCTGATAGAACGCGGCCGCCGTGCCGCGCGCGGCCGCAGCGTGGAAGCCATGATCGAGGCCGATGCCGCCTTCCATCACGCCATCTACGCCGCCTCCGGAAACCCGCTGATCGCGCAGAGCGCCGACCAGCACTGGCGCCATCTGCGCCGCGCGATGGGCGCGGTGCTGCAGTCCGTGCCGCAGCGCGAGTCGCTGTGGGACGAGCACGAAGCCATCGCGAAGGCCATCGCGGCCGGCAATGCCGACCGGGCTGCACACCTCTGCGACGCGCATGTCACGCAGGCCGCCCAGACATTGGGCGCGCGCCTGGCCGAACGTCTTTCCGCCAACGCCACCCACGGAGACACCGCATGA
- a CDS encoding DUF4189 domain-containing protein: MNFQSHAVRVLGALALLGCCGPSSIAAQPADAGAGRAPSWGAIASVQGWHGYSFNYSSRDAAELAARARCDRAAGRPGACVVLTYFDRSCGALAKGNYGEWGTAIAPTAAAAAKAAAVQCENHLPTEPCKVVVSVCSPG; this comes from the coding sequence ATGAACTTTCAATCACACGCTGTCAGGGTGCTTGGCGCCCTTGCGCTGCTTGGGTGCTGCGGCCCGTCGAGCATCGCAGCGCAACCCGCCGACGCCGGCGCAGGCCGAGCTCCGAGTTGGGGGGCAATCGCCTCCGTCCAGGGCTGGCACGGCTATTCCTTCAACTATTCGTCTCGCGACGCGGCGGAGCTGGCGGCCCGCGCCCGGTGCGATCGGGCAGCGGGCCGTCCGGGCGCCTGCGTGGTCCTCACCTACTTCGATCGTTCCTGCGGCGCGCTCGCAAAGGGCAACTATGGGGAGTGGGGCACCGCCATCGCGCCCACGGCGGCCGCCGCGGCGAAGGCTGCGGCCGTTCAGTGTGAAAACCACCTGCCGACCGAGCCCTGCAAGGTCGTCGTCAGCGTGTGCTCGCCAGGCTGA
- a CDS encoding Bug family tripartite tricarboxylate transporter substrate binding protein: MSYRKFISGVLVGLLAALGTAQAQQPVRIVVPFAAGGGTDQYVRILAVELNKRGTQVIVENRPGASGIVAADYVARSRPDGNTVLVSSLGTLANNTILYDKLPYDPKKDFAPVSQIAYQPAIIVGRADLPYKNIREMVAYAKAHPGKINRGSPGAAILTNLAPLSFEKSNGFSTTHIPFNGDAPAIQALLGGEIDIHGTSITGSLPHVRSGKLRVLGVMDSKRMPQVPEAQTFKEQGYDLESVLWYSLSVPSATPKEAIQRLNRAVNQVIADPEFVERARAVGMEPRGGTPEELAKFVDTEFNRWVPLLQSLNLPKQAH; this comes from the coding sequence ATGAGTTATCGGAAGTTCATCTCCGGCGTGTTGGTCGGACTTCTCGCGGCGCTGGGCACCGCCCAGGCGCAGCAGCCCGTCAGGATCGTCGTTCCCTTTGCCGCCGGTGGCGGCACCGATCAGTACGTGCGCATCCTCGCGGTCGAGCTCAACAAGCGCGGAACCCAGGTCATCGTCGAGAACAGGCCGGGCGCCAGCGGCATCGTCGCCGCCGACTACGTGGCACGGTCGCGGCCGGACGGCAATACGGTGCTGGTGTCGTCGCTCGGGACGCTGGCCAACAACACGATCCTCTACGACAAGCTGCCCTACGACCCCAAGAAGGACTTCGCGCCGGTCTCCCAGATCGCCTATCAGCCGGCGATCATCGTCGGGCGGGCCGACCTCCCCTACAAGAACATCCGGGAGATGGTCGCCTATGCCAAGGCCCACCCCGGCAAGATCAACCGGGGCTCGCCGGGTGCGGCCATCCTGACCAACCTGGCTCCCCTCAGCTTCGAGAAGAGCAACGGCTTCAGCACGACGCACATCCCCTTCAACGGCGACGCCCCCGCAATCCAGGCGCTGCTGGGCGGCGAGATCGACATCCACGGGACCTCCATCACGGGTTCGCTGCCGCATGTCCGCAGCGGCAAGCTCCGGGTCCTGGGCGTGATGGACAGCAAGAGGATGCCCCAGGTGCCGGAGGCACAGACCTTCAAGGAACAGGGCTACGACCTCGAGTCCGTCCTCTGGTATTCGCTGTCGGTGCCATCCGCCACCCCGAAGGAAGCGATCCAGCGCCTCAACCGTGCGGTCAACCAGGTGATCGCCGACCCGGAGTTCGTCGAACGGGCCAGGGCCGTCGGCATGGAGCCGCGCGGCGGCACCCCGGAGGAACTGGCGAAGTTCGTCGACACCGAGTTCAATCGCTGGGTGCCGCTGCTCCAGAGCCTGAACCTGCCGAAGCAGGCGCATTGA